In Vibrio stylophorae, the genomic stretch AGCGCTTGATCAAGCTCCGCCATAAAGGCCTGCGACTCATTATATTGACTGTGCGATGCATCTTCGCGAAGCGCGAGCAGGTTATGGCGTAAACGGGTGATTGGGGTTTTTAACTCATGGGCAATATTAGATGAGATATCACTCATGGCAGCCACTGAACCTTCAAGGCGCGAGAGCATTTCATCCACACTCACGGCAATGCGCGCTAAATCATTATTGGGGCGTTTAACGCCTGTTCGCACCGAGAGATCGCCCTCTGCGGCAGCAGCCAAAACTTGTTCAATGCGTGAAATGCGGCGACGACTATGGCGGCTTAGCGCAATCACAATCGCCGTGGTAAAAATGGCCACCAGCACGCCAGAGAGAATAAATCCCGTGGTTAAAACCGCGAGAATCTCATCATCTTCAATGGGGTCGTCATCGATTTTTTTCTCATGGCCGCTGGCAAGCTCTTTGGACTCACGCACAATCTCTTGGTTTTGTTTGCCCAATTCATAATCGACATACATTAAGCTGGCGCTGGCCATCAGCACCAAACTCAATATCGACACCAGTACAAAAAAGATGCCCTGCTGCGCAGCACTACTACGCAACCAAAGCGGTAATTGAATCGATTGTTTCAGCCAAAGGCGCAGTTGCTGTTTACGCTGTTCAAAACCAAAGTGATGATCATTCAGCGCCATTAGCACTCCTTACTGGCACCGCGGTGCTCTAGTTTATAGCCCGCACCACGCACGGTTTGAATCAAACTGTCGCCAAAGGGTTTTTCGACTTTATTTCGCAAGCGACTGATATGGGTTTCCACCACGCTGGTTTGCGGATCAAAGTGAATATCCCATACATGTTCCAGCAGCATGGTTCGCGTGATCACACGACCTGGGTGACGTAAAAAGAGCTCTAAAATACGAAACTCTTTCGGCTGCAAATCAAGCAGCTGCCCCTGACGCGTGGCCGTGTGTTCAAATAAATTCAGGGTCAAATCGCCAAACACCAACTCAGGTTTACTCTCTACCGAGGTTAAACCGGCACGGCGAGAAAGCGCTGTCACACGCGCAAGAAGCTCAGAAAATGCAAAGGGCTTGGTGAGATAATCATCTCCACCCGCTTCGAGTCCTTCGACGCGATCATCCACCCCACCCAGTGAGGTCAAAAAGAGAATGGGCATACCAATTTGCGCTGCGCGTAGCGCTTTGACCAAGGACAGGCCATCTAATCCGGGTAACATGCGATCGACAATGGCCACATCAAATTGCTCACTCATGCAAAGCGTGAGTGCAATTTTGCCATTATCAATCACCTCAACTTGGTGCCCCGCTTCTCGCAAGCCTTTGTCGACAAAACTGCTTAAGCTGACATCATCTTCTACTAATAATACGCGCATGCTCATGCTCTCTATTGTGATGATTCGCTGTCCCTGCGCTCTCACTATCAATTCACACTCGACTCAATTCGAGTGAATCGACGCTCTTTCATCAATCACGTGTTTCACAAACTAATTCATAAAACACAGATTAATCAATGCCGCTACTAGTCTAATAAACCGCAACCACAGAGTCATCTTTCGACGCATTTGCGCCTGTATTTTCGGCGTTTTTCTGTAAACCCTGCTGTTTTGCTCGCCACGCACGCCATTGCAAACCAATCATCGCAAACACACCGGCAAACAAGCAAAGCCCTAGGGTGGCCAAGCCAATCACGAAAAATAGCGAGAAAGCGCAAAGCGCACCGACCATGGGTAAACCTTTACGGCCAATAGCATGGCGATAACGCTGAGCGCGGCGCCATAGATTTTGATAACGTGCAGATAGCTTCATTTTTAAATCCATAAATTCTCTCTTATCAATCAAAACAGTATTAAAGACACTTCAAATAGACGAAAGTCTTTTGTGCACTGCATGACTGACATACATATGAAATAGATAACTAAATAAAAGGCGTCTCAATCTATATCGAAAATATCGCCTCGATAAAAACTGATGACGCCAATTCAACGCTTATCGACGATGAAAGCTTGTCGATAATAGAAAAGCGAATCGATAACAGGAACGCTTATCTAGAACAGCGGCGCGATTACTTCGCAGCAGCCAGTGCGTTCAATTCAACTTTCACTTTTTGGCCATTGGCAGTGAGCAGTTTCACTTCATAGGTAAATTGGTTGTGGTGCTCGTCCATCTCAACGCTATACGCTTTACCGCCATATTGGTTTTCAGCTTGTTTGACTGCGTTTTCCATCGAGATGTATTGACCGTTATTGACGCCAGATACCCACAATGAATTCTCTAGATGATCATCTTCATCACAGTCATGGTGATGACCTGTGGTGTCATCGGTACGTGTCATAATCACAGCGCCAGTTTGGCTATTGATTGCGGTAAAGATGGTTTCGCCATTTTTACCTGCAAGTTCAATCTCATAAATAGACTGACCCATGTCAACATCACGCTCTGCTTCCATTGGCATACCGCCCGTATTGGCTTTAGCCGTTGCAACTGCTTGAAGCAGAGATACAGTGTCTTGATTCATTGCAGTAGTTGAGTCGCCAGCAAAGGCGGTGCCCATAGTCATCATGGCGCCAAGGCCAATTACAGCTGACAATGCGGCAGGTTTGAATAGAGCTGATTTTTTCATGGTGATCTCCTCATCGTTTTTCTCATCGAATCAGGGCATCTCCCTGTCGTTGAGTGAACTATACGAAAAGCAGTTCACAGCAAGCTTTCGCCAAGTTTACAATTTTGTAAGCTTTGAAAATTCTTAGAAGCTCTTGAGTATTCACAGGGCATTCATGTCCTTTCTTGCCATTTTTGCCTTTTCTAGACAAAGCTTAGCCTTGGCGCGCGACCGCCCTTCTCATCCATCCCTCTATAACGAACTGCTATGGTTATGCATAACGAGCTCAGCATTCATTTGATGGAATCCATAGCATGGGGCCTTTTGCCACTCACTCATCCCAGCCAAATCATCCACTCAGTCCAGCGAACCAAGGCCGCCTTTATACGCTTGCAGGGGTGATGATCTTAAGCTTTGACAGCTTATTGGTGCGACTGATTGCCGCCGAACCTTGGACGCTCATCTTTTGGCGCGGCTTGCTGCCTGCGCTGGTTTATTTTGCAGTGCAGCAGTGGCGAGATCCCAGCGTACTTCGTAAGCATGCCTACAAGCCTACCCTTGCGATCCTACTCACGGGCCTGCTTTTGGCCATTTCCACCAGCTGTTTTGTGTTTTCTTTGAGTGAAACCCAAGTTGCCAGCACCTTAGTGCTCGCCAATACCACACCGCTGATCACTGCGGTTATTGCTTTTGTATTTTTAAAAGAAAAGCTCGACATCGGCACTTTGCTTGCCATTGTGCTCAGCGTCGGTGGGGTGATGTTTATTTTTGGCTATGCGCCCAGTCAAAGCGCGCTGCATGGTGATGCCCTTGCGCTTATCACTGCCAGCACCATGGCTATTTACTTAACCATGCTGCGCAAAACTAAGGCGCAATACGCCACGGTATTTCTGATTTATGGTGGGATTTTTACCGCCTTACTGGCACTTAGCCAAGGCGCGCAGCCTTTTTCACTAGAGGGAAAACAATGGCCGCTAATGTTTGTGCTCAGTGCAATTGTGCTGCCCGGCGCATTTTTGTGCATCAACGTGGGGCCACGTTATTTACCCGCCGCTGAAACCAGTTTGATTTTATTGCTCGAAATTCTATTTGGCCCGCTTTGGGTTTGGCTGATTCTTGGCAACACGCCCACCCAAAGCGTAATGATGGGCGCAGGCCTGATTCTCTTTGCACTGGTTGCACAAACCCTTTGGACACAAAGGATGGAAAAGAAAACTCATTAGCTTTCTATTCATTCAATTGGCTTGGCTCGCTTCAATCACCAACACTAAAAAAGGCAGCCTGAGCTGCCTTATCACTGAATCTGTACGCTAACTCAATTTAGCCTTTGATATGGTCAAGATCGTAGTCAGCCAAAATCGCTTTTGCTTTGCTGATATCTTCAGTATCGCCATGCACAATCACCAAGAATTTGTCTGCTTTAATGGCAGAGTCATATTTCACGATGCTGTCTTTTGGCACACCAATACTTGCCAACGCGCCGCCGACAGCACCTAAACCACCTGTGATCACAGCACCTTCAACCGCACCGACAAATGCAGAAACAATGGGGCCTGCAACCATCAGGGCACCTACGCCTGGCAGCCAAAATAGGCCCGCACCAACCATGGCACCCCACAAGCCGCCCCAGAAAGCCCCCGCTTTCCCCCATGTTTTCACGCGATCGCCCGTGTTATAGAAGCCCGCGACATTCTCTTCGCTATGATAGCCTTTACCCAAGATTGAGATTTTTGACACATCGAATTTTTCTGCCTGAAGCTTTTTGATAACGGCCTCAGCTTCAAGATGTGTATTTGCGATGGTGATGATTTTTTCTTGTTGTTTCATTTTATATCTCCACTTCGAAATTAACGTTTCTATTCTTTAATGCTATTGAACGGTTAATCCTGATGCTTCGATGCTCCCACCGTGCCCATGGGAGATAAACTGATATTTTTGATATTTAAGATTCTATTTATGCTTCAAATAACATATGAATACTAAAGGTACAGTACTCATTTGTTATTGATGCAATGTATTATAAAATCAAGGGGGGGGAGGATATTAAATCGTACACCACACCCCAAATGTCACGCCTGACATTGTCAAAGCACAGGCTACACCCCGTGTTTGACGAGTGAAGTCAAACAAGGTGTAAAATGACATTTTAATTTTTAAACACAATATATATTGAACATCCATTTATGAATAATTAGAGTTTAGGTGGATTACTTTTAAAGTAATCAAACCAGCATCCCTCCCAAAAATCCGACAAACTAAACATTGGAACTCCATCTTTATTTGTTGAATTCAGCCAACATTCAGTTATTAGCGGTTCTTTCCTCAATGCTCGAGATATATTATTAGGAGCTTTTATGTTCTTAGAGTCAGTAATAAGGTATCTATTAATCGCTTTTGCTATCTCACTACCACTACTTGAACCATATCCCTGTTTCGTTCGAATAACAAGCCCCACAAATATCAAAGGAATATAGAGAGTCCCTTTAATCTTCATCGCTTCCAAGTACTTAGGGATCGCTTTTAAAATTTCATCATCAAAATCCAGCTCTCGCACGGATTTAGAGTAGAATTGTCTGGCTAGACAAATTTCCGAAGTGTTTTCGAAAAACGGTAATAATCCCGTTCGATAGTACATATCCAAATCAAGGATAGAGTTTCGATTGTACATATTATCAATTCTAGGAACGATTATGTAATTAGAATCGTCACATAGAAGCCCTTTAGGCTCATCCTTGGTATTGATTAAATGGGCATAACAACCATAGTCTAATGAATACAAGTTAAACTTTTGACTTTGTATCGCTCTTACAGATACACCCTGTTTAATCAAGTGAATCACTCGAGCATCAAACAAAAAATCAATTAACGAGTCATTTGTGTCACTTTGCACTAAAAACGCTCTAGTCTTCTTCTCAGCAATGACAGTACTAACAATCCACTCTAGTAGCTTAACGGCTTCCTTTCGAGAGTTAATATCTTTACTTTTTGAAGTTGTATACCAATATCTAGCTGCATTACGAATACCTGTAACTCCAATTTTTCTTCCTTCCGCATGCAGTGATGCTTGAGATATTATATGGATCGCATCCCTTGGAACACCTTCACTTGCTCGAGTAAACTCTTCTAAAGCAGGCTTATTAGTAAAAACTCGGGAGATAAAAGATTCAACATTGTCTGGAACTACGTTAAATTTATCAGATGCCTGTACGTGCTTGTAAATCAAATTTTTAAAAAATTCTACAGATTTTTTACTATCACTATCAAAGACCATAAATTGATCTAAATTAATAGATGTCGATGCATCAGAGGAAACCTCCAAACCAATAAACTCACCACTCTCATTACATGATCTGAATTTAGAACGATGTGATATTGCTGCAATCTTTACTGTAATTGACGGAATAGAAAAAACTATCCGTCTTAACATATCAGCCAAATATGGCTGGAGATCTAAAGGGATTTCACTCCACTCATCAATTAATAAATAAAGACTTTGCGATGGTAAATTCTTAACTATATGTGTCAATATCTTCGAAAGAGCCCCAAAATGAATCCGAAGAGTTCTTTTCCCACTTTCTCTCATCGTGGATGAATCTGAGCTGTTTTCTTGAATTCGTTCAGAGCGAGCAGTACTTAATTTAGGAGCTGTTGATAAAACAGCATTCAGACCACTAGTGGATTCTTGATAAACTGTATTGCTTAAATTTGTCTCAACTTCAAACTGACCTTGCACTGTCATCTTCGTTGCTTCTTCGACAAAGCTATCTAAAAGCGGGGCTAAAATAGAAAGATCACACTTATCATTATTGTAACTTTCATCTAAAATCTGCTCCCGCACTTCACAAAGAGTGTCTGATAATAGTCGAGAAGCTCTTTCACTGAGACTTAAATTCGAATCAGAGTACATACCTCCCGTAGAGCCCATCGTTCTCATATCTAAACTGACGGTAATCACTCCGCGATTTTGAGTATCATTCTTTAAATACCTAAGAAGGTGAGTTTTTCCCGTACCTCGCCTTCCATAAATGATTTGATTTTCAGCACAAGAAAAGAGCGCAAAGACCGAGCCAACGTGAACAAATGATTTGACTAAGTAATCATCTGGCTTACGTTCTGCTCGCCTTGGCATAGTCACAAGTATTTCGCTCAAAGATTTCATTCAACTAGCTCCATTATCTTTATGTCACCACGTCATATAATGGAAAATATTGTATGGAAAAATATAAATAAATACTTTTGTGTTGAATCAAAAAACTGAATAAAAATCACCTTTATAGCGGTTTAACATAAACAGCTTTTGTTTCTACTCCAAACCGGAGTCCAATAGAGATCAATTCAGATGTCAAGTGAGTTCATGACCAAATCTTCTGCATTAATCTGCTAAAGTAAGCTTGCTCAGGTCTATATCAGAATTGCCTAGCTAAGTCAGATTGCACCTCTCAACGCAAGGCCGATTTCACCGTGCGCTTTAAGTTAGCCATAAAGGTTTTGAAATGGGGCATGAAATCAACAAACAAGGGATGTTTGTGCTGCGCCATCATCACAGGTCCCATTAAACGCAAGGCAACAGCAAGTTGGGTCGCACTTTGCTCATCCAAACCTGAGCCTTGTTTGAGCTTTTGCACCAAGGTCAGCACATCTTCCCTATCTTCAAAATTAAAGGACAAGGTGTTTTCTGTGCTTTGATTTGTATCCGTGATGTCGCTGTCTTGGCTGATACGCTCGATGGTTAAACGATATTGGTTGATATGGCTCATTGAAGGCTTCCTCTTTTACTCAGTCGTTTTCGGCTCAGTGGGTTGTGAGCAAATACAAGACACCTTGCATTCACGCTTCACTGATTTAGAATGTAGTTGATAAAATCAACTATAGTTATTTGATTGACATTGTCAACTACATCAAGTTCTAAAAAGGCAAATCATGGCATCTACACAACCGCTGGAATCACTTTTTCATTTGGTTCATGGCATCAAACGCCTTCAAGTTCAGCAGCTTGAAAAGCTCAACCTTCCCCTAACGCCGATGCATCTACGGGTTTTGAAAATTATCGCCAAAGTACCGCAATGCAGTGCGCTCACCATTGCGCAAAAGCTCAATCGCGATAAGGCGCAGATCACCCGTTTAGTGAGCACGCTGATCAGCGAAGGTTATTTACAAAAAGCGGCGCACCCCACGGACAAACGCAGCCAAATTCTCAATTTGACGGCTCAAGGTGAGTCCATCAGCCAAGCCATTCAGCACATCGAGCAGCAAATGCAGCAACAGATGCTGCAAGGTTTGAATGAAAACGAGCTGGCGCTGTTTGCGCAGGTAACACAAAAGATGGTGGCGAATCTACACCCAGAGATCGCACCTCAAGGTCATTGTGAATAATCAGAAAATGTAAAAACGCAGGAGCCGGCGAAAGATATTGGTGGCGGTTTATGACGCGCACTATCAATCCATTTATTCAATAGCTTAGGGAGATTAAGGATGAATCAGCTCAGTGACCATGTGTGGGTATTCAATGGGAAGCCCGTCACTTTTATGACCCTACCATTTACGACCAGAATGACCATCGTGAAACTTTCTGACACAACGCTCTGGGTGCACAGTCCAATCAAATTAACAGCTGAGCTCAAAGCCCAAGTCAACGCCATTGGCAAGGTGCAATATCTTATTGCGCCGAACCATCTTCATCATTTGTTTTTAAAAGAGTGGCAAGCAACATACCCAGAGGCTAAAACCTATGGCACCCAAGAGGTGATAAAAAAACGAGCCGACCTCAGCTTTACGGCATCTCTGACGTCAGACAAGACCTACCCTTGGTCTGAGGAGATTGATTCACTACTTTTTACTGGCTCTCCGCTGATGCAAGAAAGCGTGTTTTTCCACCGCGCATCAAAATCACTCATCCTGACCGACTTAATTGAAAACTTTCCTCCATCGGACTTTACACGCATACAACGTATGTTCGCCAAGGTCACGGGCATCCTAGCCCCAAATGGTCAAACCCCGATTGACTGGCGAATGAGTTTTTTATTCCACAAAAAAGAAGCAAGAAAACACTACTTGCAAATGGCCAGTTGGCAACCACAACGCATTATTCTGGCGCATGGTGAAATCATTCATCGTGATGCCGTGGCATTTCTCGAACGCTCATTTCGCTGGCTGAACCTTTCGAGCAAGCACATATCTAAGTCGAAATAATCGAAGAGATGGCGCTCAATCAATCACTAAAAGGTTACAACGCCCCGCCCTTGATAGTGATAAAATCCCTGAATCAGAATTATCGAGAGACTCTATGTTTATCCATCATGTGAACGACATCGACTGGCTGGTGATTACCGCTTTTGAAGAATTTAAGACCATGTTTATCGAGGATGCAGGTGCAATCCCGTCTTGCTTCT encodes the following:
- a CDS encoding sensor histidine kinase, yielding MALNDHHFGFEQRKQQLRLWLKQSIQLPLWLRSSAAQQGIFFVLVSILSLVLMASASLMYVDYELGKQNQEIVRESKELASGHEKKIDDDPIEDDEILAVLTTGFILSGVLVAIFTTAIVIALSRHSRRRISRIEQVLAAAAEGDLSVRTGVKRPNNDLARIAVSVDEMLSRLEGSVAAMSDISSNIAHELKTPITRLRHNLLALREDASHSQYNESQAFMAELDQALNDSQRLASIFDALLRISQIESGARRSRFSPVDVGQIVDTVAEIYSDVAEDAGMHLEVEKPAQALMIQGDRELLIQQVANLIENALRYCAPTDASSNTSNNVLSHAENRTHIRLSCGLNAVRHQVWLQVEDNGPGIADGEKARVFERLYRVDKSRTDGGLGLGLSLAKAVAGLHHGHIHLYDCDPGLGVRIEMPNRMH
- a CDS encoding general stress protein; the protein is MKQQEKIITIANTHLEAEAVIKKLQAEKFDVSKISILGKGYHSEENVAGFYNTGDRVKTWGKAGAFWGGLWGAMVGAGLFWLPGVGALMVAGPIVSAFVGAVEGAVITGGLGAVGGALASIGVPKDSIVKYDSAIKADKFLVIVHGDTEDISKAKAILADYDLDHIKG
- a CDS encoding MarR family winged helix-turn-helix transcriptional regulator — its product is MASTQPLESLFHLVHGIKRLQVQQLEKLNLPLTPMHLRVLKIIAKVPQCSALTIAQKLNRDKAQITRLVSTLISEGYLQKAAHPTDKRSQILNLTAQGESISQAIQHIEQQMQQQMLQGLNENELALFAQVTQKMVANLHPEIAPQGHCE
- a CDS encoding DUF4336 domain-containing protein, with amino-acid sequence MNQLSDHVWVFNGKPVTFMTLPFTTRMTIVKLSDTTLWVHSPIKLTAELKAQVNAIGKVQYLIAPNHLHHLFLKEWQATYPEAKTYGTQEVIKKRADLSFTASLTSDKTYPWSEEIDSLLFTGSPLMQESVFFHRASKSLILTDLIENFPPSDFTRIQRMFAKVTGILAPNGQTPIDWRMSFLFHKKEARKHYLQMASWQPQRIILAHGEIIHRDAVAFLERSFRWLNLSSKHISKSK
- a CDS encoding ATP-binding protein, whose protein sequence is MKSLSEILVTMPRRAERKPDDYLVKSFVHVGSVFALFSCAENQIIYGRRGTGKTHLLRYLKNDTQNRGVITVSLDMRTMGSTGGMYSDSNLSLSERASRLLSDTLCEVREQILDESYNNDKCDLSILAPLLDSFVEEATKMTVQGQFEVETNLSNTVYQESTSGLNAVLSTAPKLSTARSERIQENSSDSSTMRESGKRTLRIHFGALSKILTHIVKNLPSQSLYLLIDEWSEIPLDLQPYLADMLRRIVFSIPSITVKIAAISHRSKFRSCNESGEFIGLEVSSDASTSINLDQFMVFDSDSKKSVEFFKNLIYKHVQASDKFNVVPDNVESFISRVFTNKPALEEFTRASEGVPRDAIHIISQASLHAEGRKIGVTGIRNAARYWYTTSKSKDINSRKEAVKLLEWIVSTVIAEKKTRAFLVQSDTNDSLIDFLFDARVIHLIKQGVSVRAIQSQKFNLYSLDYGCYAHLINTKDEPKGLLCDDSNYIIVPRIDNMYNRNSILDLDMYYRTGLLPFFENTSEICLARQFYSKSVRELDFDDEILKAIPKYLEAMKIKGTLYIPLIFVGLVIRTKQGYGSSSGSEIAKAINRYLITDSKNIKAPNNISRALRKEPLITECWLNSTNKDGVPMFSLSDFWEGCWFDYFKSNPPKL
- a CDS encoding DMT family transporter, with protein sequence MGPFATHSSQPNHPLSPANQGRLYTLAGVMILSFDSLLVRLIAAEPWTLIFWRGLLPALVYFAVQQWRDPSVLRKHAYKPTLAILLTGLLLAISTSCFVFSLSETQVASTLVLANTTPLITAVIAFVFLKEKLDIGTLLAIVLSVGGVMFIFGYAPSQSALHGDALALITASTMAIYLTMLRKTKAQYATVFLIYGGIFTALLALSQGAQPFSLEGKQWPLMFVLSAIVLPGAFLCINVGPRYLPAAETSLILLLEILFGPLWVWLILGNTPTQSVMMGAGLILFALVAQTLWTQRMEKKTH
- a CDS encoding DUF3861 domain-containing protein; translated protein: MSHINQYRLTIERISQDSDITDTNQSTENTLSFNFEDREDVLTLVQKLKQGSGLDEQSATQLAVALRLMGPVMMAQHKHPLFVDFMPHFKTFMANLKRTVKSALR
- a CDS encoding response regulator transcription factor, translated to MRVLLVEDDVSLSSFVDKGLREAGHQVEVIDNGKIALTLCMSEQFDVAIVDRMLPGLDGLSLVKALRAAQIGMPILFLTSLGGVDDRVEGLEAGGDDYLTKPFAFSELLARVTALSRRAGLTSVESKPELVFGDLTLNLFEHTATRQGQLLDLQPKEFRILELFLRHPGRVITRTMLLEHVWDIHFDPQTSVVETHISRLRNKVEKPFGDSLIQTVRGAGYKLEHRGASKEC
- a CDS encoding PepSY domain-containing protein: MKKSALFKPAALSAVIGLGAMMTMGTAFAGDSTTAMNQDTVSLLQAVATAKANTGGMPMEAERDVDMGQSIYEIELAGKNGETIFTAINSQTGAVIMTRTDDTTGHHHDCDEDDHLENSLWVSGVNNGQYISMENAVKQAENQYGGKAYSVEMDEHHNQFTYEVKLLTANGQKVKVELNALAAAK